One window of the Rhipicephalus sanguineus isolate Rsan-2018 chromosome 2, BIME_Rsan_1.4, whole genome shotgun sequence genome contains the following:
- the LOC119383028 gene encoding intracellular coagulation inhibitor 1 isoform X3 — MKIIICLAGLLTLCSGQVEHKVTAANNQFGFKLLNEIPVSPQTNLFYSPYSVSTAMAMAYIGARGETQRDLHETLGYSSVGLTPDHVPSAHAQHTHLLRAPSNSTLRVANAAVFQENYAVTPEYVEILRQSFEAEVRAASLNDEQSVRVINDWVKNKTEQKIEELLSEPLPPDTRLVLLNAIYFKGLWNVPFDARGTLKKPFFNAGTERVEVDTMYEQVTAGYAEDDETNADVLDLPYAGLDYSLTIILPKERTGVDSLRQNLSWPVFQRLLSKLNMNAPMEVSLPKFKIEGSYKLKAPLSALGASKAFDERHADFSGISGARDLVISDVVHKAVVEVNEEGSEAAGATAGIFYTKSAPVGIPFVVDHPFLFFIRNRHTGDVLFAGQVNHL; from the exons ATGAAGATAATCATCTGCCTGGCGGGGCTCTTGACGCTTTGCTCCGGCCAAGTTGAGCACAAGGTGACCGCGGCCAACAACCAGTTTGGGTTCAAACTCCTCAATGAAATCCCAGTTTCACCTCAGACTAACCTCTTCTACTCGCCGTACAGCGTGTCCACAGCGATGGCAATGGCCTACATCGGTGCCAGGGGAGAGACTCAGCGCGACCTTCACGAGACCCTGGGCTATTCGTCCGTGGGCCTAACACCCGACCACGTGCCCAGCGCTCACGCACAGCACACGCATCTGCTGCGCGCACCTTCAAACTCCACCCTCCGCGTCGCCAATGCAGCCGTCTTCCAAGAGAATTACGCCGTGACACCAGAGTACGTGGAAATTCTGCGCCAGTCTTTCGAGGCCGAAGTGAGAGCCGCAAGTTTGAACGACGAGCAATCCGTGAGAGTAATCAACGACTGGGTCAAGAACAAGACAGAGCAGAAGATTGAGGAGCTGCTCAGCGAGCCTCTTCCTCCCGACACGAGGCTGGTTCTCCTGAATGCAATCTACTTCAAGGGTCTGTGGAACGTTCCTTTCGATGCAAGAGGAACGTTGAAGAAACCATTCTTCAACGCGGGAACCGAAAGAGTGGAGGTCGACACGATGTACGAACAGGTCACAGCGGGGTACGCCGAAGACGACGAGACGAACGCCGATGTTCTCGATTTGCCTTACGCCGGGCTCGACTACAGCCTGACGATCATTCTCCCGAAAGAAAGGACCGGTGTGGACTCATTGAGGCAAAATCTGTCGTGGCCTGTCTTCCAACGCCTCCTGTCCAAGCTCAACATGAATGCTCCCATGGAGGTGTCACTACCTAA GTTCAAGATTGAGGGCTCGTACAAACTGAAGGCACCACTATCGGCACTCGGAGCCTCGAAGGCCTTCGACGAGCGCCATGCTGACTTTTCCGGCATCAGCGGCGCCCGTGACCTGGTCATATCCGACGTCGTACACAAGGCCGTAGTCGAGGTTAACGAAGAAGGAAGCGaagctgccggcgccaccgcgggCATCTTCTACACCAAGAGCGCACCTGTGGGAATTCCTTTCGTGGTCGACCACCCGTTCCTCTTCTTCATCCGCAACAGGCACACGGGAGACGTCCTGTTCGCGGGTCAAGTGAACCACCTCTAG